A region of Thermovibrio ammonificans HB-1 DNA encodes the following proteins:
- the rpoB gene encoding DNA-directed RNA polymerase subunit beta yields the protein MGKLQKTAPTYEKEKVTSLPRKSFAKRKETYPIPDLLQFQFESYERFIQLNKAPHERENVGLESAFRQAFPIIDETTGVEIHYKGYEIGDWYCKCGKFQGLGGKGVVCPKCGMEVVFRPRYTPDECKERGIDYSAPLRVLFELHVWQKDPKTGEKIAPVIKENKMYFGEIPLMTERGTFIINGTEKVVVSQLHRSPGLFFKNEISKTTQVARVIDIASIIPAMGSWLEFEIPYNDILYAKIDRKRRFIGTYLLRAFGLRTDEEILKVFYGDVIETLKVVNGELVDAETGEVKKPEELNDYYLVSDVVDPETGEVIQEAYEELSTSSRKLPEGAEFKVINKKKTPYGAVIVNTLRKEKRDRVREKIEDPLIAAYVEIFRKVRPGDTATVEGARKLFEAMFFSTRNYDLSRVGRAKVNEKIYPKEKLERLTKEDLKEIEWLPPLKVAEDVYNEEGDIVVEKGTLITPEVALKLAALKNYDEFKVEPDYDDAGRILHKADIVGAVKALMEVHAELRPYDDIDHLGNRRVRGVGELAEIAFKSGLFKLEKAVKEKLAVADVDSVMPQDLINPRTAINPLKEFFTLTSLCQFMDQTNPLAETTHKRRLSALGPGGLTRERAGFEVRDVHPSHYGRICPIETPEGQNIGLINSLTTYGKINWLGFLETPYRKVVNGKVTDEVVYMTAEEEENYVIAQANAPVDENGYITADTVMARHKAEFKLVKREEVQFMDVSPKQVFSVSASLIPFLEHDDANRALMGSNMQRQAVPLIKTEAPLVATGMEKEVALYSRAAVVAKRSGVVESVTADKIIIKVDPEEIEEGGISVDTGFDVYNLKKFQKSNQKTCINQRPIVKKGQRVKKGQIIADGPSMENGELALGKNVLVAFMPWRGYNFEDAILVSERLLKDDVYTSIHIQEFECEAVETKLGREEITRDIPNVSEAALRNLDESGIVRIGTYVKPGDILVGKVTPKGEQVLTPEEKLLQAIFGEKAKGVKDTSLRVPHGVEGVVIDVKILSRKGEAKDPRTQLIEAEEKLKLEREKQEEINLIKKDRDRKAAELILGKKVKEDVYDGAGNLLISAGEEITEDKVEQLVFFALRKPSIIDDEQVAEELKKIRLKAVDKIALVEHIYEEKKAALEMGHDLPAGVNKKVKVYIATKRKLTVGDKMSGRHGNKGVISQIRPVEDMPFLEDGTPIDIVLNPLGVPSRMNIGQVLEVHLGLAAKALGKKIEELMKVGLEKVREEIKAIYNDEQVSKLIDSLSDDELREVAKKLANGIRFESPIFNGAKEEEIKELLKRAGLPETGQLTVYDGLTGEPFDQDVTVGYMYMLKLIHLADDKIHARSTGPYSLITQQPLGGKAQFGGQRFGEMEVWALEAYGAAYTLQEMLTVKSDDVEGRSRVYEAIVKGRYSFEPGLPESFNVLVRELKALALDVKFIKELEEEEGESENPENAH from the coding sequence ATGGGAAAACTCCAAAAAACCGCCCCCACCTACGAGAAAGAAAAAGTAACGTCTCTCCCCAGGAAAAGTTTCGCAAAAAGGAAAGAGACCTATCCCATTCCCGACCTTCTCCAGTTTCAGTTTGAGTCCTACGAGCGCTTTATTCAGCTTAACAAGGCTCCCCACGAGAGGGAGAATGTAGGGCTTGAATCTGCGTTCAGGCAGGCCTTCCCGATTATCGATGAGACTACCGGAGTGGAGATTCACTACAAGGGATACGAAATCGGAGACTGGTACTGTAAGTGCGGAAAGTTTCAGGGGCTCGGAGGAAAGGGAGTAGTATGCCCCAAGTGCGGAATGGAGGTTGTGTTCCGCCCCCGCTACACCCCCGACGAGTGTAAGGAGAGGGGTATAGACTACAGCGCGCCTTTAAGGGTTCTCTTTGAGCTTCACGTGTGGCAGAAGGACCCTAAAACCGGCGAGAAGATTGCCCCGGTAATCAAAGAGAACAAGATGTACTTTGGCGAAATCCCCCTTATGACCGAGAGGGGGACGTTTATCATAAACGGAACCGAAAAGGTTGTTGTCAGCCAGCTTCACCGCTCTCCGGGACTCTTCTTCAAGAACGAGATATCTAAAACCACGCAGGTTGCAAGGGTTATTGATATAGCCAGCATAATCCCCGCAATGGGCTCCTGGCTCGAGTTTGAGATTCCCTACAACGACATCCTCTACGCAAAGATAGACAGGAAGAGGCGCTTTATAGGAACTTACCTTCTGAGGGCCTTTGGCCTCAGAACCGACGAGGAGATACTTAAGGTATTCTACGGCGACGTTATCGAGACTCTGAAAGTTGTTAACGGTGAGCTTGTAGATGCCGAAACGGGTGAGGTTAAGAAGCCCGAGGAGCTCAACGACTACTACCTTGTTTCCGACGTTGTAGACCCGGAAACCGGCGAGGTTATACAGGAGGCTTACGAGGAGCTCTCTACAAGCTCCAGGAAGCTCCCCGAGGGGGCCGAGTTTAAGGTAATCAACAAGAAGAAGACCCCCTACGGCGCCGTAATCGTAAACACCCTGAGGAAGGAGAAGCGCGACAGGGTCAGGGAGAAGATAGAAGACCCCCTCATTGCCGCCTACGTTGAGATATTCAGGAAGGTTCGCCCCGGAGATACGGCTACTGTGGAAGGGGCGAGGAAGCTCTTTGAAGCTATGTTCTTCAGCACCCGTAACTACGACCTCTCGAGGGTCGGTAGGGCCAAGGTTAACGAGAAAATCTACCCCAAGGAGAAGCTCGAGAGGTTAACCAAGGAAGACCTGAAGGAGATAGAGTGGCTTCCTCCCCTTAAAGTGGCCGAAGACGTTTACAACGAAGAGGGCGATATCGTTGTAGAGAAGGGCACCCTCATCACTCCGGAGGTTGCCTTAAAGCTTGCGGCCCTTAAGAACTACGATGAGTTCAAGGTTGAGCCCGACTACGACGACGCCGGAAGGATTCTCCACAAGGCAGACATTGTAGGCGCCGTTAAGGCCCTTATGGAAGTTCACGCAGAGCTTCGCCCCTACGACGACATCGACCACCTGGGCAACAGGAGGGTTAGGGGCGTAGGCGAGCTCGCCGAGATTGCCTTTAAGTCGGGTCTGTTCAAGCTTGAGAAGGCGGTTAAGGAGAAGCTCGCCGTTGCCGACGTAGACTCCGTAATGCCCCAGGACCTCATCAACCCGAGAACGGCAATTAACCCTCTGAAGGAGTTCTTCACCCTTACCTCCCTGTGCCAGTTTATGGACCAGACCAACCCGCTGGCAGAAACCACCCACAAGAGGAGGCTTTCTGCCCTCGGTCCCGGAGGACTCACAAGGGAGAGGGCAGGATTTGAGGTAAGGGACGTTCACCCGTCTCACTACGGAAGAATCTGTCCTATTGAAACTCCGGAAGGTCAGAACATTGGTCTTATAAACTCGCTCACAACCTACGGAAAGATTAACTGGCTGGGCTTCCTGGAGACTCCTTACAGGAAGGTGGTTAACGGTAAGGTTACAGACGAAGTGGTTTACATGACCGCCGAGGAGGAGGAGAACTACGTTATAGCCCAGGCCAACGCCCCCGTAGACGAGAACGGCTACATTACCGCCGATACCGTAATGGCCCGCCACAAGGCGGAGTTTAAGCTGGTTAAGAGGGAAGAGGTCCAGTTTATGGACGTCTCCCCGAAACAGGTGTTCTCCGTATCCGCTTCTCTCATTCCGTTCCTGGAGCACGACGACGCCAACCGTGCCCTGATGGGCTCCAACATGCAGCGTCAGGCCGTTCCCCTTATAAAAACCGAGGCTCCCCTTGTTGCCACCGGTATGGAGAAGGAGGTGGCCCTTTACAGCAGGGCTGCGGTTGTTGCCAAGCGCTCCGGGGTTGTTGAGAGCGTTACGGCAGACAAGATAATCATCAAGGTTGACCCCGAAGAGATTGAGGAAGGGGGAATCTCGGTAGATACCGGGTTTGACGTTTACAACCTGAAGAAGTTCCAGAAGTCTAACCAGAAGACCTGCATCAACCAGAGGCCGATTGTTAAGAAGGGGCAGAGGGTTAAGAAGGGTCAGATTATCGCCGACGGCCCCTCTATGGAGAACGGAGAGCTTGCCCTCGGTAAGAACGTTCTGGTTGCCTTTATGCCCTGGCGCGGTTACAACTTTGAGGACGCCATCCTGGTCAGCGAAAGGCTCTTGAAGGACGACGTTTACACCTCCATTCACATTCAGGAGTTTGAGTGTGAGGCCGTTGAGACGAAGCTCGGACGTGAGGAGATAACCCGCGATATCCCCAACGTGTCCGAGGCGGCTCTGAGGAACCTTGATGAGTCGGGTATTGTCCGTATAGGAACCTACGTTAAGCCGGGAGACATTCTGGTAGGAAAGGTTACTCCTAAGGGAGAGCAGGTTCTTACCCCCGAGGAGAAGCTCCTTCAGGCGATATTCGGCGAGAAGGCCAAAGGGGTTAAGGATACCTCCTTACGGGTTCCCCACGGCGTAGAGGGAGTTGTTATAGACGTTAAGATTCTCTCCCGTAAGGGCGAGGCGAAGGACCCGAGAACCCAGCTGATAGAGGCCGAGGAGAAGCTCAAGCTCGAGAGGGAGAAGCAGGAGGAGATTAACCTCATCAAGAAGGACCGCGACAGGAAAGCGGCAGAGCTTATCCTGGGCAAGAAGGTGAAGGAAGACGTTTACGACGGTGCGGGTAACCTGCTCATTTCCGCCGGAGAGGAGATAACCGAGGATAAGGTTGAGCAGCTTGTCTTCTTCGCCCTCAGGAAGCCCTCAATCATCGACGACGAGCAGGTTGCCGAGGAGCTGAAGAAGATAAGGCTCAAGGCCGTTGACAAGATTGCCCTCGTTGAGCACATCTACGAGGAGAAGAAGGCGGCCCTTGAGATGGGGCACGACCTTCCGGCAGGCGTTAACAAGAAGGTGAAGGTTTACATAGCGACCAAGAGGAAGCTCACCGTTGGTGACAAGATGTCCGGTCGCCACGGTAACAAGGGTGTTATCTCTCAGATTAGGCCCGTTGAGGATATGCCCTTCCTTGAAGACGGAACACCGATAGACATTGTCCTCAACCCGCTGGGCGTTCCGTCCCGTATGAACATCGGTCAGGTTCTTGAGGTTCACCTGGGGCTTGCCGCCAAGGCTCTCGGTAAGAAGATTGAGGAGCTCATGAAGGTAGGCCTTGAGAAGGTGAGGGAGGAGATTAAGGCAATCTACAACGACGAGCAGGTGAGCAAGCTTATCGACTCCCTCTCCGACGACGAGCTTCGCGAAGTTGCCAAGAAGCTTGCCAACGGCATCAGGTTTGAATCTCCGATATTTAACGGAGCCAAGGAAGAGGAGATTAAAGAGCTCCTTAAGAGGGCCGGCCTGCCCGAAACGGGCCAGCTTACGGTTTACGACGGCCTTACAGGTGAGCCGTTCGACCAGGACGTTACCGTGGGTTACATGTACATGCTGAAGCTCATTCACCTTGCAGACGACAAGATTCACGCCCGCTCTACCGGACCTTACTCCCTTATCACTCAGCAGCCGCTCGGCGGTAAGGCCCAGTTCGGCGGTCAGAGGTTCGGAGAGATGGAGGTGTGGGCTCTTGAGGCTTACGGTGCCGCCTACACCCTCCAAGAGATGCTCACCGTTAAGTCCGACGACGTTGAGGGCCGTTCGAGGGTTTACGAGGCCATTGTTAAGGGAAGGTACTCCTTTGAGCCCGGACTCCCCGAGTCCTTCAACGTTCTCGTTAGGGAGCTTAAGGCCCTTGCCCTCGACGTTAAGTTCATCAAGGAACTCGAAGAGGAAGAGGGCGAATCTGAAAACCCTGAAAACGCTCACTAA
- the rplL gene encoding 50S ribosomal protein L7/L12, translating to MTKEQIIEAIKNMTVLELVDLINAIKEEFGVSDMPVVAAAGPVAAGGAAGAAAEEKTEFDVILKSPGAKKINVIKVVREITGLGLKEAKALVDNAPSPVKEGVSKEEAEEIKKKLEEAGAEVEIK from the coding sequence ATCACCAAGGAGCAGATTATCGAAGCTATCAAGAACATGACAGTTCTCGAGCTTGTTGACCTCATCAACGCCATCAAGGAAGAGTTCGGCGTATCCGACATGCCCGTAGTTGCCGCTGCCGGACCCGTTGCTGCAGGCGGAGCTGCCGGAGCTGCTGCCGAGGAGAAGACCGAGTTTGACGTTATCCTCAAGTCCCCCGGTGCCAAGAAGATTAACGTTATCAAGGTTGTAAGGGAGATTACAGGACTCGGCCTTAAAGAGGCTAAGGCTCTCGTTGACAACGCTCCGAGCCCGGTTAAGGAAGGCGTATCCAAGGAGGAGGCCGAGGAGATTAAGAAGAAGCTTGAGGAAGCCGGAGCCGAAGTAGAGATTAAGTAA
- the rplJ gene encoding 50S ribosomal protein L10: MKTRKHKEQIAQELKEKFQKAPLVILTNFQGMTVAETNQLRRKLREAGAEYKVVKNTLMRYAYPGTPVEQIKDAFVGPTGIVFAFDDIVAAAKALKDYMAGDGKEEPKLKFKAAIVEGKVADFNMIKQLAELPSREELLGQLAFTLKYPVNAMAWSLENLFTKLVTVLENVKAEKEGAA; encoded by the coding sequence GTGAAAACCAGGAAGCATAAGGAGCAGATTGCTCAAGAGTTAAAGGAGAAGTTCCAGAAGGCTCCGCTGGTTATTCTCACAAACTTCCAAGGGATGACCGTTGCCGAAACGAACCAACTCAGGCGCAAGCTGAGGGAAGCGGGGGCCGAGTATAAAGTTGTTAAGAACACCCTTATGAGGTACGCCTATCCCGGAACCCCGGTAGAGCAGATTAAAGACGCCTTTGTAGGGCCTACGGGTATAGTTTTTGCCTTCGATGACATAGTTGCGGCCGCAAAGGCTCTTAAGGACTACATGGCCGGAGACGGCAAGGAGGAGCCCAAGCTTAAGTTCAAGGCAGCCATTGTAGAGGGCAAGGTTGCCGACTTTAACATGATTAAGCAGCTGGCCGAGCTTCCCTCCAGAGAGGAGCTCCTGGGACAGCTTGCCTTTACCCTCAAGTACCCCGTCAACGCTATGGCCTGGTCGCTTGAGAACCTCTTTACCAAGCTTGTTACGGTTCTTGAGAACGTTAAGGCCGAGAAGGAAGGAGCTGCATAA
- the rplA gene encoding 50S ribosomal protein L1, with amino-acid sequence MPKHGKKYMNALALVDRKKLYPLKEAIALVKKMADVTQRNFDQTVEMAVRLNVDPKYQDQMVRGSVVLPHGLGKERVVAVIAQGEKLNEAKEAGADYVGGDDLIQKIQQGWLDFDVLIATPDMMGKVGRLGRILGPRGLMPNPKTGTVTFDVAKAVKEAKRGKVDFKVEKAGIVHAPIGKVSFDEEKLYENAVALMKAILAAKPSGAKGQYVKSVAVAATMDPGVKVDVFDAVNAAQSVE; translated from the coding sequence ATGCCCAAGCACGGTAAGAAGTACATGAACGCCCTGGCCCTTGTGGACAGGAAGAAGCTCTACCCCTTAAAGGAGGCCATTGCACTTGTTAAGAAGATGGCCGACGTTACCCAGCGTAACTTCGACCAAACCGTTGAGATGGCGGTTCGCCTCAACGTTGACCCCAAGTACCAGGACCAGATGGTAAGGGGAAGTGTTGTTCTGCCCCACGGACTCGGTAAAGAGAGGGTTGTTGCCGTAATTGCTCAGGGTGAGAAGCTCAACGAGGCCAAAGAGGCAGGTGCCGATTACGTTGGCGGAGACGACCTCATCCAGAAAATCCAGCAAGGCTGGCTCGACTTCGACGTTCTCATAGCCACTCCCGACATGATGGGTAAAGTGGGTAGGCTCGGTAGGATTCTCGGTCCGAGGGGACTCATGCCCAACCCCAAAACGGGAACCGTTACTTTTGACGTAGCCAAGGCCGTTAAAGAGGCCAAAAGGGGTAAGGTTGACTTTAAAGTTGAGAAGGCCGGTATCGTTCATGCTCCGATAGGGAAGGTCTCCTTCGACGAGGAGAAGCTCTACGAGAACGCCGTTGCCCTTATGAAGGCGATACTTGCGGCCAAGCCTTCCGGAGCTAAAGGGCAGTACGTTAAGAGCGTTGCCGTTGCAGCAACTATGGACCCCGGCGTTAAGGTAGATGTGTTCGACGCCGTTAACGCTGCTCAGAGTGTAGAGTAA
- the rplK gene encoding 50S ribosomal protein L11, with product MAKKVVAEVKLQLPAGEATPAPPVGPALGQHGVNIMEFVKAFNAATADKKGLVIPVIITIYSDRSFDFVLKTPPASVLIKKAAGIEKGAHMPKKEWVGQITKEQLRQIAEQKMPDLNCYDIEAAMRIIKGTAENMGVKVVD from the coding sequence ATGGCCAAGAAGGTAGTAGCTGAAGTTAAGCTTCAGCTGCCGGCAGGAGAGGCTACGCCTGCACCACCGGTAGGTCCGGCGCTCGGTCAGCACGGCGTAAACATCATGGAGTTCGTTAAGGCCTTCAACGCTGCAACTGCAGACAAGAAGGGCCTTGTGATTCCCGTTATCATCACAATCTACTCCGACCGCTCCTTCGACTTCGTTCTCAAGACGCCTCCGGCCTCTGTTCTCATCAAGAAGGCCGCCGGCATCGAGAAGGGAGCCCACATGCCCAAGAAGGAGTGGGTTGGGCAGATTACAAAGGAGCAGCTCAGGCAGATTGCCGAGCAGAAGATGCCCGACCTCAACTGTTACGACATTGAAGCTGCCATGAGAATCATCAAGGGAACTGCAGAAAACATGGGCGTTAAGGTGGTTGACTAA
- the nusG gene encoding transcription termination/antitermination protein NusG — MAEKKWYTLHVQSGFEFRVKANLEKALKEEGVEDKVEEIFIPAVEKVVFKALGKEKGEVPLHTEEPKSIEIEGDEGKTVTFRVENGQVWVESCQCEKKKCTPDKPISRIGQKIKCPENRVEAKIELRDRLYPGYIFIKADLDKDLQSLIRRVPRVLGFVSAGGKPVTVSEAEIQAMKERLKRGVPRIRKLKFDIGDKVKIKEGPFIGFEGTISEIDPEHGKLIVLVNIFDRQTPVELEFDQVEKIS; from the coding sequence ATGGCAGAGAAAAAGTGGTACACCCTTCACGTCCAGTCGGGCTTTGAGTTCAGGGTGAAGGCCAACTTGGAAAAAGCACTAAAAGAGGAGGGGGTAGAGGACAAGGTAGAGGAAATCTTCATCCCTGCCGTGGAAAAGGTGGTTTTTAAGGCCCTCGGCAAGGAGAAGGGCGAGGTACCCCTTCACACCGAAGAGCCCAAAAGCATAGAAATTGAAGGGGACGAGGGGAAAACGGTCACTTTCAGGGTTGAGAACGGTCAGGTTTGGGTTGAGTCGTGCCAGTGTGAAAAGAAGAAGTGCACCCCCGACAAGCCCATAAGTCGAATCGGCCAGAAGATTAAGTGTCCGGAGAACAGAGTGGAAGCGAAAATAGAGCTTCGCGACAGGCTCTACCCCGGCTACATCTTCATAAAGGCAGACCTCGATAAAGACCTTCAGAGCCTTATAAGGAGGGTGCCCAGAGTTCTCGGCTTTGTCAGCGCCGGAGGAAAGCCTGTAACTGTGAGCGAGGCCGAAATCCAGGCGATGAAGGAGAGGCTTAAGAGGGGCGTTCCGAGAATCAGGAAGCTCAAGTTTGATATCGGGGACAAGGTCAAGATTAAAGAAGGGCCGTTTATCGGCTTTGAAGGAACCATATCGGAGATTGACCCCGAGCACGGAAAGCTTATAGTTTTGGTGAACATTTTTGACAGGCAAACTCCCGTTGAGCTGGAGTTTGACCAGGTAGAGAAAATCAGCTAA
- the secE gene encoding preprotein translocase subunit SecE translates to MSPFQFLKEVREELQRVTWPSKEEVVEATIAVIVFCAVIAAYFWVIDTVLTAALEVILAK, encoded by the coding sequence ATGTCTCCTTTTCAGTTTTTAAAGGAAGTAAGGGAAGAGCTTCAACGGGTTACCTGGCCCTCTAAGGAGGAGGTTGTAGAGGCAACGATAGCGGTGATTGTCTTCTGTGCGGTGATAGCGGCTTACTTCTGGGTTATAGATACGGTTCTCACTGCGGCCCTTGAAGTTATCCTGGCGAAATAA
- the rpmG gene encoding 50S ribosomal protein L33 — MAKKGPREIIQLACTECKRRNYSTTKNKRNTPDRLELRKYCPWCNKHTLHREVK; from the coding sequence ATGGCGAAGAAGGGACCCCGTGAGATAATCCAGCTTGCCTGCACAGAGTGCAAGAGGAGGAATTACTCTACAACCAAGAACAAGAGGAACACTCCCGACAGGCTCGAACTCAGGAAGTACTGCCCTTGGTGCAACAAGCACACCTTGCACAGGGAAGTTAAATAG
- the tuf gene encoding elongation factor Tu: MAKQKFERTKPHKNVGTIGHVDHGKTTLTAAITHCLALQGKAQEVSYDQIDKAPEERERGITIATAHVEYESDKYHYAHVDCPGHADYIKNMITGAAQMDGAILVVSAADGPMPQTREHVLLARQVNVPAIVVFLNKVDMVDDEELLELVELEVRELLSEYGYPGDEVPVIRGSALKALECTDPNCEWCQPIYELVKALDEYVPEPVREIDKPFLMPIEDVFSISGRGTVVTGRVERGTLKVGDEVEIVGLRDEPIKTVATGIEMFRKVLDEALPGDNIGVLLRGVGKDEVERGMVVAKPGSIKPHRKFKAEVYILSKEEGGRHTPFFNGYQPQFYFRTTDVTGKVKLPEGVEMVMPGDNVTFEVELLKPVAIEEGLRFAIREGGRTVGAGVVTEILD; encoded by the coding sequence ATGGCGAAGCAGAAGTTTGAAAGGACGAAGCCCCACAAGAACGTGGGAACAATCGGCCACGTTGACCACGGCAAGACTACCCTGACAGCGGCAATCACCCACTGCCTTGCGCTGCAAGGAAAAGCCCAGGAAGTATCCTACGACCAAATCGACAAAGCCCCTGAAGAGAGAGAAAGGGGAATCACAATTGCGACAGCCCACGTAGAATACGAATCCGACAAATACCACTACGCCCACGTAGACTGCCCGGGCCACGCCGACTACATCAAAAACATGATAACCGGTGCGGCCCAGATGGACGGAGCGATACTCGTAGTATCTGCGGCAGACGGCCCGATGCCCCAGACCAGGGAGCACGTACTCCTTGCGAGGCAAGTTAACGTACCTGCGATAGTAGTATTCCTCAACAAAGTAGACATGGTAGACGACGAAGAACTTCTTGAACTTGTTGAACTTGAAGTTAGAGAACTCCTCTCCGAATACGGCTACCCTGGAGACGAAGTACCCGTAATCAGGGGATCTGCCCTTAAAGCCCTTGAATGCACCGACCCCAACTGCGAATGGTGCCAGCCGATATACGAACTTGTAAAAGCCCTTGACGAATATGTACCTGAGCCTGTAAGAGAAATCGACAAACCCTTCCTGATGCCGATAGAAGACGTATTCTCCATCTCTGGACGTGGAACAGTAGTAACAGGAAGAGTAGAGAGGGGGACCCTGAAAGTAGGAGACGAAGTAGAAATAGTTGGATTAAGGGACGAGCCCATAAAGACAGTGGCGACAGGAATAGAAATGTTCAGGAAAGTACTTGACGAAGCCTTACCTGGAGACAACATAGGAGTGCTGCTTAGGGGAGTAGGGAAAGACGAAGTAGAGCGCGGAATGGTAGTAGCCAAGCCTGGTAGCATCAAGCCCCACAGGAAGTTCAAGGCGGAAGTTTACATACTGTCTAAAGAAGAAGGGGGAAGGCACACCCCGTTCTTCAACGGATACCAGCCGCAGTTCTACTTCAGGACGACGGATGTAACAGGGAAAGTTAAGCTGCCTGAAGGCGTAGAGATGGTGATGCCTGGAGACAACGTTACCTTTGAAGTAGAGCTTTTAAAGCCCGTAGCTATTGAGGAAGGGCTGAGGTTTGCGATTCGTGAAGGTGGAAGGACAGTAGGTGCAGGTGTTGTTACCGAGATTCTTGACTAA
- a CDS encoding alginate export family protein — MRKALKAATLMGLAAALIVPAAASAADMDMGSSKITIGGQLRERLEWWGAEAGSGKGAELGATYRARLNIKAELSDGVTAVFTPQAVGYWGENGQGLGLGESTSFTMHEAYLLLSNPFGIDNVIVKMGRQEVNLGNQRLVGAVGWSQAGRSLDGILVGYAAGNYGLAAFFYGKLNDAGKQDAWFRPQVEKEPDIDLYVTTWQGKFQPFGIGGTYEITNIYVNPTTSFAGLDMNVDTIYGRVTPAFETDMAKIKLNLEAAKQTGSAGGNDYKGYMFSIGAGADFDQVAWTPSLFVGYDYYSGDDNPDPNSDMKAFWSVLPTAHKWLGHADTVWVSTPFYKFNGNGLLDVTLQRSNAYTDAAGNTYFYNVAGVKDLYIKLHVKPLERVALGLDLHYFKAAKDLALYKQAAGSTTITKIDSYGKDIGWEADLEAKYKYSKNLCLSFGYDYFNPDDAYKAIAGDDKAEHHVWAQADVRF, encoded by the coding sequence ATGAGAAAAGCGCTGAAAGCAGCGACCTTAATGGGTCTTGCAGCTGCACTTATAGTTCCTGCCGCTGCAAGCGCTGCCGACATGGATATGGGCAGCTCTAAAATCACCATCGGCGGACAGCTGAGGGAAAGGCTCGAATGGTGGGGAGCTGAAGCTGGCTCCGGAAAAGGTGCTGAGCTCGGAGCAACTTACAGAGCAAGGCTCAACATCAAAGCCGAGCTCTCCGACGGCGTAACAGCAGTATTCACACCTCAAGCTGTAGGCTACTGGGGTGAAAACGGACAAGGTCTTGGCCTTGGCGAAAGCACAAGCTTTACAATGCATGAAGCTTACTTGCTCCTTTCCAACCCCTTTGGAATTGATAACGTAATCGTAAAGATGGGTCGTCAGGAAGTTAACCTCGGTAACCAGAGGCTCGTTGGTGCTGTAGGCTGGTCTCAGGCAGGAAGGAGCCTCGACGGTATCTTGGTAGGCTACGCAGCAGGAAACTATGGACTTGCTGCATTCTTCTACGGTAAGCTTAACGATGCTGGAAAGCAGGATGCTTGGTTCAGACCTCAAGTTGAAAAAGAACCCGATATTGACCTCTACGTAACAACATGGCAGGGTAAGTTCCAGCCCTTCGGAATCGGCGGAACTTATGAAATCACAAACATCTACGTTAACCCGACAACAAGCTTTGCCGGCCTCGACATGAATGTCGATACTATCTACGGCCGTGTAACACCCGCATTTGAAACCGACATGGCTAAAATCAAGCTTAACCTTGAAGCTGCCAAGCAAACAGGTAGCGCAGGCGGCAACGACTACAAAGGTTACATGTTCAGCATCGGTGCCGGTGCAGACTTCGACCAAGTTGCCTGGACACCGAGCCTCTTCGTAGGTTACGACTACTACTCTGGAGATGATAATCCCGATCCTAACTCTGATATGAAGGCCTTCTGGTCTGTTCTTCCCACTGCTCACAAGTGGCTTGGCCATGCGGATACTGTTTGGGTTAGCACACCTTTCTATAAATTCAATGGTAATGGTCTGCTCGATGTGACTCTTCAGAGGTCAAATGCATATACTGATGCGGCAGGAAATACATATTTCTACAACGTTGCAGGTGTAAAAGATCTTTACATCAAACTTCATGTTAAGCCTCTTGAAAGGGTAGCTCTCGGACTCGACCTTCACTACTTCAAAGCAGCCAAGGACCTTGCTTTGTATAAGCAAGCAGCTGGTAGCACTACGATTACTAAGATTGATAGCTACGGCAAGGACATCGGTTGGGAAGCCGACCTTGAGGCCAAGTACAAGTACAGCAAGAACCTCTGCCTTAGCTTCGGTTACGACTACTTCAACCCGGATGATGCTTACAAAGCTATTGCCGGCGACGACAAGGCCGAGCACCACGTTTGGGCTCAGGCAGACGTAAGGTTCTAA
- a CDS encoding nucleotidyltransferase substrate binding protein, whose translation MKTILFSENDDEILLDMVEDKNRSSHIYDEKEAEKIFERISKVYAPVIEKAIKKLEELE comes from the coding sequence TTGAAGACAATCCTCTTTTCTGAAAATGACGACGAGATTCTCCTCGACATGGTTGAAGATAAAAACAGGAGCTCTCACATTTACGATGAAAAAGAGGCTGAGAAAATCTTTGAGAGAATTTCAAAGGTCTACGCTCCCGTAATAGAGAAGGCAATAAAGAAGCTGGAGGAGCTGGAGTGA